A single region of the Solwaraspora sp. WMMD791 genome encodes:
- a CDS encoding 4-hydroxybenzoate 3-monooxygenase — MTDRTQVGVIGAGPAGMLLAVLLRRAGVDCVVLERRDREYISHRARGATVEHRVVQLLRRHGLADNLLRTGAVEDAVEFRLGGRRYPVRYEPLAAGRSHYIYPQQFLVRDLVEAYLGDGGDLRFETAAAGIVDLTGQPRIQLADGGELRCDVVVGCDGEYGVARGAVPAGALRGTGYQYDYAWLSVLADAPPSSDCVINALHESGACVHVRRTPTVSRFYLQCARTETAADWPDERIWKEIGIRLALDEPWTLHTGPISATGTVRMRSLVCEPMRYGSLFLAGDAAHIVPPVGGKGFNLALADAQELALGLIDRFTAGDDRRLDGYSAARLARVWRAQEFVHWMMNLVNTPGYGTADAPFRHRVQAARLARLVDSPAYLAAFLEDYVGW, encoded by the coding sequence GTGACCGACCGGACCCAGGTCGGCGTGATCGGGGCCGGGCCGGCGGGAATGCTGCTGGCGGTGCTGCTGCGCCGGGCCGGGGTGGACTGCGTCGTGCTGGAACGGCGGGACCGGGAGTACATCTCGCACCGGGCGCGCGGGGCGACCGTCGAGCACCGGGTGGTGCAGCTGCTGCGCCGGCACGGCCTGGCCGACAACCTGCTACGTACGGGTGCGGTCGAGGACGCCGTGGAGTTCCGGCTGGGCGGCCGGCGCTACCCGGTCCGCTACGAGCCGTTGGCGGCCGGCCGCAGCCACTACATCTACCCGCAGCAGTTCCTGGTGCGTGACCTGGTCGAGGCGTACCTCGGTGACGGCGGCGACCTGCGGTTCGAGACGGCGGCCGCAGGGATCGTCGATCTGACCGGTCAACCGCGCATCCAGCTGGCCGACGGCGGTGAGCTGCGCTGCGACGTGGTCGTCGGCTGCGACGGCGAGTACGGCGTCGCCCGGGGCGCCGTCCCGGCCGGGGCGCTGCGCGGCACCGGCTACCAGTACGACTACGCCTGGCTGTCGGTGCTCGCCGACGCCCCACCGTCGAGTGACTGCGTGATCAACGCCCTGCACGAGTCCGGTGCGTGCGTGCACGTGCGACGTACCCCCACGGTGAGCCGGTTCTACCTGCAGTGCGCCCGGACCGAGACGGCGGCGGACTGGCCGGACGAGCGGATCTGGAAGGAGATCGGCATCCGGCTGGCGCTGGACGAGCCGTGGACGCTGCACACCGGCCCGATCAGCGCCACCGGTACCGTCCGGATGCGCAGCCTGGTCTGCGAGCCGATGCGGTACGGATCGCTCTTCCTCGCCGGGGACGCGGCGCACATCGTGCCGCCGGTCGGCGGCAAGGGCTTCAACCTGGCCCTGGCCGATGCGCAGGAGCTGGCTCTCGGGCTGATCGACCGGTTCACCGCCGGTGACGACCGTCGGCTCGACGGCTACTCTGCGGCCCGGCTGGCCCGCGTCTGGCGGGCCCAGGAGTTCGTGCACTGGATGATGAACCTGGTCAACACTCCTGGCTACGGCACGGCCGACGCGCCGTTCCGGCACCGGGTGCAGGCGGCCCGGCTGGCCCGGCTGGTGGACTCACCGGCCTACCTGGCCGCGTTCCTCGAGGACTACGTCGGGTGGTGA
- a CDS encoding helix-turn-helix transcriptional regulator, which yields MLLGAQLRRLRESQGVSREAAGWHIRASESKISRMELGRVGFKERDVTDLLTLYGVTDTRERTALLGLARQANTPGWWHRYGDVLPTWFQSYLGLEAAARMIRSYEVQFVPGLLQTREYARAVVLLGHGRAPADEIERRVELRMERQELLRRAQPPYLWAVIDEAVLRRPIGGTDVMREQIQALIEATKLPNVRLQIVPFDAGGHAAAGGAFTILRFADQDLPDIIYIEQLTSAIYLDKREDVDHYAAAMERLCVEAEPPARTQDLLHRILRDLE from the coding sequence ATGCTGCTCGGCGCTCAGCTGCGCCGACTGCGGGAGAGTCAGGGCGTGAGCCGGGAGGCCGCCGGCTGGCACATCCGGGCCTCCGAGTCCAAGATCAGCCGGATGGAGCTCGGCCGGGTCGGCTTCAAGGAACGTGACGTCACCGACCTGCTCACCCTCTACGGCGTCACCGACACCCGGGAGCGGACCGCGTTGCTCGGGCTCGCCCGGCAGGCGAACACTCCCGGCTGGTGGCACCGCTACGGCGACGTCCTGCCCACCTGGTTCCAGTCCTACCTCGGCCTGGAAGCCGCCGCTCGGATGATCCGCAGCTACGAGGTCCAGTTCGTGCCGGGGCTGCTGCAGACCCGTGAGTACGCCCGTGCGGTCGTCCTGCTAGGTCACGGCCGGGCACCCGCCGACGAGATCGAACGCCGTGTCGAGCTGCGGATGGAGCGCCAGGAGCTGCTCCGCCGGGCGCAGCCGCCGTACCTGTGGGCGGTGATCGACGAAGCCGTGCTGCGTCGCCCGATCGGCGGTACCGACGTGATGCGCGAGCAGATCCAGGCGCTGATCGAGGCGACGAAGCTGCCGAACGTACGGCTGCAGATCGTGCCGTTCGACGCTGGCGGCCACGCTGCCGCCGGCGGCGCCTTCACCATCCTGCGCTTCGCCGACCAGGATCTGCCCGACATCATCTACATCGAGCAGCTGACCAGCGCGATCTACCTGGACAAGCGGGAGGACGTCGACCACTACGCCGCCGCCATGGAGCGGCTCTGCGTCGAGGCCGAGCCTCCCGCCCGTACCCAGGATCTGCTGCACCGGATCCTGCGCGACCTGGAATAG
- a CDS encoding DUF397 domain-containing protein codes for MYKPDNGVSGAQLPALRWRKSGRSNPSGNCVELARLPGGDAIALRNSRHPEGPALIYTLAEIEAFILGARDGDFDDLIS; via the coding sequence ATGTATAAGCCTGACAATGGCGTTTCTGGCGCCCAGTTGCCGGCCCTCCGATGGCGAAAGAGCGGTCGGAGCAACCCCAGCGGCAACTGTGTGGAGCTGGCCCGGTTGCCTGGCGGCGATGCGATCGCTTTGCGTAACTCCCGACACCCCGAGGGTCCGGCGTTGATCTACACACTCGCGGAGATCGAGGCGTTCATCCTGGGCGCTCGGGACGGTGACTTCGACGACCTCATCAGCTAG
- a CDS encoding methyltransferase domain-containing protein, producing the protein MARPMDVPFTPELHLRLLLSIDRGHSVQRAVRAAVRPGDRVLDAGTGSGLLAMIAADAGAEVVAVDRHHVAMAQRIAAHNGLTDRIAFVESDLADLDPADLGGRFDVLIAMIHTNNPLIDEGRSRLVVDLRRRFGVPDCRVVPGEVRYQATGCERRDWDLSTELTDLASAGEALRGAYGWDFQPLIDAVRDGVAVPAARPAKAVAPVWRSPTRSGALRFPRGDVRLLTDAEEWVTVDYQAPTFAGFPDQVRLTATAAGRLTGVIWTQQLRYAGTPVWTSESYSPVAVPQLIAEGQKLTFTAGASWRATNILRHHPT; encoded by the coding sequence ATGGCCCGGCCGATGGACGTTCCGTTCACCCCTGAGCTGCACCTACGCCTGCTGCTGAGCATCGACCGTGGACACAGCGTGCAGCGTGCCGTACGGGCCGCCGTCCGGCCCGGCGACCGGGTGCTCGACGCCGGCACCGGCAGTGGTCTGCTCGCGATGATCGCGGCCGACGCCGGCGCCGAGGTGGTCGCCGTCGACCGCCACCACGTCGCGATGGCGCAGCGGATCGCCGCGCACAACGGGCTCACCGACCGGATCGCGTTCGTCGAGTCCGATCTCGCCGACCTCGACCCGGCCGACCTCGGCGGCCGGTTCGACGTACTGATCGCCATGATCCACACGAACAATCCGCTGATCGACGAGGGCCGCTCCCGGCTCGTCGTCGACCTGCGCCGGAGGTTCGGCGTACCCGACTGCCGGGTGGTGCCCGGCGAGGTGCGCTACCAGGCGACCGGCTGCGAGCGGCGGGACTGGGACCTGTCGACCGAGCTGACCGATCTGGCGTCGGCGGGCGAGGCCCTGCGGGGGGCGTACGGCTGGGACTTCCAGCCCTTGATCGACGCGGTCCGCGACGGGGTCGCCGTGCCGGCCGCCCGGCCGGCCAAGGCGGTGGCACCGGTCTGGCGGTCGCCGACCCGCTCCGGGGCCCTGCGTTTCCCGCGCGGCGACGTGCGACTGCTGACCGACGCCGAGGAGTGGGTGACGGTGGACTACCAGGCACCTACCTTCGCCGGCTTTCCCGACCAGGTCCGGCTGACCGCCACCGCCGCCGGCCGGCTCACCGGCGTCATCTGGACCCAGCAGCTGCGCTACGCCGGGACACCGGTGTGGACCAGCGAGTCGTACAGTCCGGTCGCCGTACCGCAGCTGATCGCCGAGGGCCAGAAGCTGACGTTCACCGCCGGCGCGAGCTGGCGGGCGACGAACATCCTGCGTCACCACCCGACGTAG